A DNA window from Scomber japonicus isolate fScoJap1 chromosome 14, fScoJap1.pri, whole genome shotgun sequence contains the following coding sequences:
- the si:dkey-191g9.5 gene encoding rap1 GTPase-GDP dissociation stimulator 1, producing the protein MAREATVREPCIEAGLVKVLVPHLNSNNQEMLLNTGRAIGRICFDNSYQQDQLVQSGVIPRLVSIMREYPNNDPLVNVCLLALCNLADIDSAREALSELEVADVLTFQLKQAPDAERRHVILEILGSLGESDSLKLQFAESGVPEALSEMIRGLQGGSDPHDLCSIKIASNLIVSLLLGDESMQKCFAEGSGLVYQDVLSWLQSSNTQLQLSGALAIANFARNDSNCVKMLDLGVVPHILTLLEQHVDEGDVSVQHAGLSALRNLAIPATNKVRMLEDGVTERIKTLLRSDMPPVQFKLLGTLRMMVDGQEDAALVLGKDATLLARIMEWCEAKDHAGVRGEASRLLAALIRHSRSTEVVDAVTKADGIRHLISMATSEHVIMQNEALVALAIASAIDIESMKDPFREAELLPMLKTMLEDPAGVVEVKFSALGLICSLANSSVMKQDLDSVNMKESLSKMTDHNSTKLASQASSILAILGETS; encoded by the exons ATGGCTCGAGAAG CCACAGTCAGGGAGCCATGCATTGAGGCGGGCCTTGTGAAGGTGCTGGTTCCTCATCTGAACAGCAATAACCAGGAGATGCTGCTGAACACCGGCAGGGCCATTGGACGCATCTGCTTTGACAACT CATACCAACAAGACCAGTTGGTTCAGAGTGGTGTAATCCCCAGACTGGTGTCCATCATGAGGGAGTATCCGAACAATGACCCCCTTGTAAACGTCTGCCTGCTGGCCCTCTGTAACCTGGCTGACATAG ACTCTGCGAGGGAGGCTCTGTCAGAGCTGGAGGTGGCAGATGTACTGACCTTTCAGCTGAAACAGGCACCTGATGCTGAACGCCGACATGTTATCCTGGAAATACTGGGCTCACTGGGCGAGAGTG ACTCATTGAAGCTGCAGTTCGCAGAGTCAGGAGTACCAGAGGCATTATCAGAGATGATTCGGGGCCTACAAGGAGGTTCGGACCCCCATGACCTCTGCAGCATCAAGATTGCCTCCAACCTCATAGTGTCACTACTTTTAGGAG atgagTCTATGCAGAAGTGTTTTGCTGAGGGGTCAGGCCTGGTGTATCAAGATGTTCTATCCTGGCTGCAGAGCTCCAACACTCAGCTGCAGTTGTCTGGAGCCCTGGCCATCGCCAACTTTGCCAGGAATG ACAGTAACTGTGTGAAGATGCTGGACCTCGGTGTGGTTCCTCACATCCTGACCTTGTTGGAGCAGCATGTTGATGAAGGAGATGTATCTGTGCAACATGCCGGACTGAGCGCGCTCAGAAACCTTGCCATTCCTG CCACCAACAAAGTGCGGATGCTGGAAGATGGTGTGACTGAGAGGATAAAGACCCTGCTGCGCTCTGACATGCCACCAGTTCAGTTTAAACTGTTGGGTACACTGCGTATGATGGTGGATGGAcaag AGGATGCAGCCCTGGTGCTGGGGAAAGATGCCACGCTGCTAGCTCGGATCATGGAGTGGTGTGAAGCCAAAGACCATGCAGGAGTCCGGGGAGAAGCCAGTCGCCTATTGGCTGCACTCATCCGACACAGCCGCAGTACT gaagtTGTCGATGCTGTAACAAAAGCTGATGGGATTCGGCACCTTATTTCTATGGCAACAAGTGAGCATGTCATCATGCAGAATGAGGCCCTGGTTGCCCTGGCGATAGCCTCTGCCATTGACATTG AGTCTATGAAGGATCCATTTAGGGAGGCTGAGTTGCTGCCCATGCTGAAGACGATGTTGGAGGATCCTGCTGGTGTGGTCGAAGTCAAATTCAGTGCATTAGGTCTCATCTGCAGCCTGGCTAACTCCA GTGTGATGAAGCAGGATTTGGACTCTGTGAATATGAAGGAAAGCCTCAGTAAAATGACAGATCATAACAGCACTAAACTTGCCTCGCAGGCCAGCTCCATACTGGCCATTCTTGGTGAAACCAGCTAA